A segment of the Polyodon spathula isolate WHYD16114869_AA chromosome 17, ASM1765450v1, whole genome shotgun sequence genome:
AATGGCACAAATGCCAGAAAAAAAGCTGTCCCTTTTTTTCcagtgtttgtttcattttgaacaaggaaaagaaaataaaggtgtccaaagttggcccttccgctcctggtctttgttccagccctgttctaaattgtttaattgaaccactTAAACCTCCATCCAATTAACCAGTGgttaattatctcattttacctgttaaacctggactggaatagCCCCCCAGGATggtgattggacagccctgctcTAAGGAATGGTGCAGGTATTTTGTTGtatgaattaaatgaaaaaccCATCATATGACAAATTGCGTACCTCTTCTAACCTCCATCTCTCAAACAGTTTGTTATATTTCCCTGGCCGACCGGCAAACCTAGGAAACACAAAAGCAAGATGAGGACTCAATCTAATATATTGACAAGCATGACTGACTTCATACATTTCCCTGTAACTGAATAGCAACTTTCTTGTGCCATATGTTGTCAGTAAATTGCTCAAAGCAAGCCTCCAGTAAGAGagtttgtggtgtgcagtggctacgaaagacatttattttcatttattattaattaattttcatattAATGCCCAGTAAGctggtacaaataaataaagcaaagtggtgtttcaggcaggaaactcaCTTTTAACCTGAAATCAAATCACAtgaacatcaagcatattttagccAATACTCAGAATAAATCGTCAGTCGAAtcgctagtatcttatttgtcatTCAACAAATAATACGATCGGCAATGAAGGGATTTGTATCTTCAATCCATTACGTTCACCCTGCTGTGCTCCAGAGGTCacctcctcctctccagcctccacctgctttttggcttcgtctgatggagagggcagctatcctgccacCCTGCCCACAATTTCCATACggccagcctctccacttatctgtgagCTAATTTAAGGGCTACTTCAAATGAATGTtgtttgaaaatatgtataatgtagttaGTGTTGTCTAAATCAATAGTCTATCatatgagtttcctgactgaacttaAATGATAGGCCACTTTTAACAAAACCCAATAAGGGAGCTTTGACAAATTCAGTCTGCTGTGCCTTAAAAaattccttcaaaaccattaacCAATCAGACAGCAAACTTTTACAGtgaatgttttttgcaaatataacTTGCCAATTAAGATTCTGAAACAGTTCGATACATTCCAGTTATCACTGTGAGCTTAGCGGGATATAAAGACTTGATTTGTTGCAGCAATTCCTACTGAAGATAGTTTGTGCCAATATCATTTTTTATGCATGTACAGAAATCAGTAGGAGAAACAACAAACCAAACTGGAATATATTCCCTGTAAGATATTCCTATCAAGTTCATTAACTTAGGCTTTAAGACTATTACCTACCTCCCAAGGAAGAAAGCAATATAAAAGATGGAACTGTTCAAGTTGACAAACTGGAACAAGAACATTTTGAGAGCAAAGCTGTTCTCCCATTCCGATTCTGTACGGGGGTGCTCTGAATGGACAGAAAGATGagttatttcatttcatttacactATAAGAAACCTAttacttgtttttgtatttgtaaagaaGCAGGTGCCCGCTTACCTAAATTTGTAAGGAGGTATGCAACTTTTTCATATACCTTAAAAATAATGATAAGAGAAAAAAGCTACAGTGAATTCAAGTGAAAAACATATTACTGGAAAGTTTGACAGTTTATATACAGATATTGCACTTGTCTCTCTTTGATTCCAAATGGACTTAGCTAAAGAGAATACACTGTTTTTCTAGTTGCAACAATGCTATGCTTTGCAAAAAAGGAAGGTATTAACATGTACTGTGATTTACTATGCTTCTGTCTAATTTACCATGCTTTGACTATGCTTCATCGGTTATAATTCACTATACTGTTTCAACACATGATTAGTAAGCCTCTCTGAAACGCTTTGCTGTGCAATGCACACACCGCCCAGGGGTTCTGCAGTGGAAACGCACCACGTTGAGTGACATGATGATCATGAAGTTGATGCAGACTCCAGTTCCCGACGTCGCAAACTGCCAGTTCTTCTTGACAAACTCCCACTCGAACGAGGCAAACTGCTCCTTAGCGACCAGCCGGTACACAACCACAGCGAACACTGCGGTGAGCACCAGGGAAATCTGCAGACAGACCGACAGAGATTACATTTAACCAGGACATGCTGTGCACCGTCAAACCTGTATAACAGAGGCAGAGAAGGACCTCTGTCTATGTATGAATCcctgtgggtgggtgtgtgtgtgtatgatttttttcttttttatggatGTAGAGAAATCAGTAGGAGAAACCACAAACCAAACTGGAATATATTCCCTGTAGGATATTCCTATCAATTTCATTAACTTAGGCTTTAAGACTATTACTTACCTTATATTCCATGTAAAATCAtctgtctataaaaaaaaaatgtatagatggTTCCGAAACTAATCAGGTTTTGCACTAGCGCAAAAAGTCTGATGTACACAGGTGTCTTATAATTAACGTTACTGATTGTTTTACTATTACAATATAACACTCCAGAtacgaaaaaaataaattaattggtgtattgccaataaacaccggaaaaacacaAATGGTGAATGGTTCCTGTTGACTTCATCcatttcctatttaaaaaaaaaaaaaaaaaaaacctaatacctttcccagtgcagttgggcaatgccCCTCCTTCCTTTCTTCCTTCATTCCTTCGATCTGAatgctttaaacccaccccaactactgactagcagcaaattcctgcatttctattgaagactccgcttgcgagatttaaaacgagattacaacaATTAGGAAAAGAGACTTGTTCGCAGTATTTAGGGatgatttaaaacaatattgcaaattgtggcgaaatgtaaaaaaactgtctagacacacaaaaaccccagaagaatgtgcctgtgacgaTTTAAttgaggaagacagcaaaggaaataagGTACAACGAAGCGTGTAAGTGCtgtcaagcattttggaaagtaaacaaaaacaataatttcatacagtatataaaaagcaaaagcccccctccccccaaaaaaaacaaaataaaacattttggggTATCTCTAAAATGGTTAAAAATAAGtacctaaaaatgtaattaataaaatcaaaagaaactgaAGCCCTAAATATAAGAACCCCTTTGACCAAGAATCCTCACACTGTACATCCAGGCCTTGcgcaaatgaaaacatttattgAATGCAGTTATTGACTGGCCCACTAGAGGGAactattactgtatttacatgaaCTGCACCATTGGAGTTAATGTGaggcaatgaaaaaaaataatatcatgTGGTGGTACTGCCAAAAAATATTTAAGATGCTCGATTAATATAAAATTTGAATCCTGTCTGCTGTTAAGCTGCTGATAGTTTCTGATGTCTGATTTGGCTCCTGGTTCGTACCATGAGAAATATTCCTGAGACGGAGACCATGAGGCGGCTCAGCTTGTCCGTGAAGGGCTGGAAGGGTTCTGGCTTCCCGGTGATGGGATTGACTCGCTCCATCTTGGAATACTTGGCTTCAAACTGGGGCCGCAGCTCCTCCTGCCAACGGAGAGCACAGACAAAATCAACATGCAGCTTTGAGATGGTTCATGGGTCTTCATGGGTTATTTCAATGTCTTGCTGTGTTCAGCTCAACATTTCggtaggttttttttcttcttcttcttctttatttatagAATGTCTGACTGCATTACAATATATTAGCACTATTCACTTGGCAGAGAAGCATTGTTTctgcaatttgtttttttctttccattttcctGTCACTTTATGATGTTTTTATTATAGGCTTCAAACCATTAATGAACTGCAATGCACAGATCAAATCacttaaaaaacagaacattttgctGTGTCTCCCAATAATTCtttcccattcttctttgcagctTATGACCTATGGTGGATCTAACAGACAGGCAGAGGATAATTCCTCTACCCCTTTATAAAGATGTCATTTCGTAAGACATATTGGTTGTGAAATGGCACGCTTTTTTTTTGGAACGGCTCATTAAGCCAGCTAGGAGTTTGGCCGAACAAGAGGAACACGTTAATTACCGACATAAAGCAACTttgcatttactgttttaaaatctgtttacgGCAGAAACACTTCACGTTATTAAGTGTCAAGCTTtcaaatgcaattacattttaacaattcTTATTAACACTACACTAACGCTTTAGAAATGAAATTTGGAAGTCTTACATCACAAGTCTGCAATAATGGCATGAACATTTTTTCAGTTCTTTTGGAATTGAAAACATAATCCTATGCCTTTTGTCTGTTTTCCAGAACTGATTGCACCCATTTTGTCGCTGAATATTAGTCAGACTTGCTCAGTCGATAACCATCCCACTCTAATAAGGAATAAGATGATGTTTGCATTCAAGTTATCGCCTAATGCATTATTTTCGTAGCTTTCTCTCTGTAGTGCACCCATTGCTTTATGATGTGTCTTTTCAtccctctttttttttcaaaagggcaATAAATTGGGATGTAGAAATTGCCCCATCAATCTCCAGGCTCTCTTAATTCCAGTCGTGCCAGGTTAGGCCCTTTACGCTATCTGGATTAGTAGCAGATTACATTTACTACAGCTCTACACATGATGTATtatgtgcaattaaaaataacagctTTCCAAGTACATGTACATCATTGTAATCATCATATATGGAGCAATATACACATAATCTAATAGGGCTGTATTTCCACTGAGGTTTCCTATTGACGTGCTAAATCACAAGGGTGctacagtacatgactgaatAAATGACTTACTGGAATCATTTCGTACTAATGTAATATCGCTCACTGCTActatgttattgttattgttatcatGCTCCTTATCAAATGGCTCCTCGTCTTCCTGGTTTTAAAAAGCTGACGCCAGAATGCTGATGCCAATTGAACTATTTCAGCCTTAATAACCACAGTCTGCCATTGGTACTGGATGTCTTTAAGACAGTTTATAGAAAATAGATGATCATCATGTACTGTAATTATAGCCCTTCAGATAATCCCTTGAGTAGTCATTATAACCAAGCTTCACTGTACATTTTCAATTTTCCAAAACGTTAAATCTCTAAACAGAAAATGAATCATATAACCTGTCTTTAAAACACCTATTAAGCCTTTAAGCAGGGCAGAGTACTTCCTTCAATCCTACCTCCTCTTCTTCCCAGTCGATAAGGTCCCAGTCATAAGTGAGTTCTGCCCGTCGCCTTTTCCAAAACTCCAGAAACACGGTGGCTGTAAAAACACCAGAAAGCAGACACTTCTGTCTCACAGATGACATTTTTATGAGAACGGAATCCTTGAAATGCATCATGTGATATATGTTGCAAGTCACTGCGCTCACGATGGGCAGCAAGTGCTCTTCCACAAGCCACACAAGCTAACACTGCCATGTTGAAGCTACAGCAAATCACTGCTTCCCGACTGatttatgcatatttttacattttctgaaaggcTCAGAGATAGTTAATGCCTTTCTTAATCACTGTGTTACAAATCACACAATTAGACACATCTGGGATTCATAGCTGGGCGTAtgcacattataaacacattactcaggtatatttgtgttttttgcagttttgcactGCATGCATTCATTGCATCCTTTTGTGCTGGAAGGTGTGGGTGCATTCTGTTGGTTTCCAAGCAACAGTCTATTTCTTAGCTTTAGGTATTCCAGGTAAAGGTACTGACAATTTCTGTAATTGTGTTTTAGGCAAACACCCCTTTTGTTTCAGTATGTCTCAGATGCTGCCATGAATTGTCCACAGTACAAATCGTAAAGGAATGGATTCTGCCTTGTAACTTGTGGCAGACTGCTATTATAGTTCTAGATTGTATTTGCCTTGTACTGACAATCATATCCATATTATTTTACCTAGTCCAAGATTATCACTAATCTAGGTCAGTGGGGATGCCCTTTACTCTACCCTGACAGTCAGTAATTTCCTCTTGGGTTATGATGTGTAAGCTGTGATGGGCACAACCTAACAGAGAAGTGGTCGATTATTCTCACCAATCACAAGCCCATAGGGTTTTTGGAGGAAACCCAACACCTGTCAGGAGAATCCAGGAACCACGCACACAGGACCATTgtttaaaagatgaaaaaaatactatgacacagcagcagcagccttaaAAATAGCCATGCAAATTAGGTTTCCAAATATAGTTGTTATGTATTCATGCAGGTTACCGAGTGGCCAGGATATGATTTTGCAAAGCTGACTGCAAAAAAATTAGAAGAAACATATATATGTGtggatgggggggtgggggtgggggggggggggtgacaccTTGTCTACCCCTCCCTGCTCACTGATTAGTGTGGATGCAGCCAGGCTCTGGAGGTACAGTAGGTAAAGAAATCAGGTCATTCCAGTTCTCAGGCTCTCCCCTAGAAATATCAAGCCTCACCTGCTTGTTCTCGTTAGTCTTATTCAAAACAGTTTTGACACACTTTCTCTGTTGCAACTGTAAGCAGGGCTCCCTGGGAATCAAGCTAGATCGCAGATGCCTTTCTACAGATCAGAAGCACAAGGTAAGTGGCCTTtggcttcaaaaaaaaaagtgtttgctatTCTGTATGATATGACATAGACATATTCCACACTTTATTCTTATGAAATGCTTGATCTAATTGAATTaatcatgtactgtacagtgcagtgcaggcaCTTGTTTTAAAGACTAACCAAAACTTTACAACACTATGCTGTAGGTGTATCTTTATTTATAGATATGTTAGCAGCAGGGTACCTGGGTAATCAGTTTGTCCAGGTTACATGATAACAAACTctattttagctattttttttattctgatacCATTCATTAAATTAGATGGATGGTACAACAGTACGGGCATGAATAATAAAGTTGTacagaatattttcttttttttatcatttcaatgCAGCTTAAATCCACactcagaataataaaaaaaaaaatgggcactAATCACAAAGCATTTACAATATTGCAGTGCTAAGttggcagtgttttatttttatatcagttTTTAAATGAGTGAGTTTTATTTTCTTACAACTGTTTTGCTTTCTAGTTCTATTTACCTGCCAATCATGTCCTGACTGTCATTGTGCTTCCTGCTGGTCTCCGCTGCTGACAAAGCGCTTGCCTCGcttaacttttgttttgtttctttcttagtAAGGACTTGCGGAACATTTCAATCCAAATGAAAGAGCCCCTAGTTATGCAGGATCTCTGTACAAACGCTATTGTCTCTGTTGAATTAAACAACTCTGACACAACACACACTGTTTAGTAAAATACTCCACGCCATGCAGCAAATATTGTCTTGACTTCAGCATTGGTAACATTGATGTATTTCCGAGTTTAACAGTTAGACATCGAGAGATATTTAGATTCTATTATTACATAGGGATGTCCAGCACATTTAAGTGATTAAGCAGAATTTGGTCTGGCTTTACTGTCCATAATAGCTCATGTTTTAATCAAAGATACTTGGTGAACTTTACTAATAGGCTGAATGGCAGACTGAATCATGTTAttacttatttaatatattttagcaAATCTGGTTATGTAAACAAGTCATCTATTTAAGTATGCTCATTTTGACAGTCAAATGAAGCTGACAGTTCAAACAAAATgtcttgcttttcttttaaatacaaggTGTGGCAAACTAGAAaagccagattttttttaatttacagatttcggcaatacagtaaatgcattctCCCCCCATCACCGGGACCTACGCCTTACTGTACTCTTAGTgttctgtgttttcattttttatctttaaaaaatatattttacatatattaaaatagggataacaTCCGtacaaaattgtttttaattgaaacattggtaaaaatcgagggaaaaaaaatatcagaaaaaaaaaaaaacactttactgtCGAATATAATGAGTAggagttctggtttctgattaataatgtacCTGGCaagtatgatgaagcagaatctgcagcgctctgacaaactcattaacacagtcattctgcacttttttttttttattaaagcacgtgtaaaagcagaataaatggattgcttctctcagttcactttcttgttttagtttaatgtgtcgctcagttttcagtatgttcttttattgtcagcgtgaacGTGCACCTCAATGCAGccgtatttgcagcgctatgcatcctctgcctcatctcaccaacttctgctattttttctttttgcatactttaaaacatgttgtttttgaatattcataaactgactacgttttctctccattcctcatccagtaaaaatattatattttcatgtaagtatttcaatttagtttttgatcaagctagtagttactacgcccagcaattgccacaataatcagactttgattggccaacatgatcaggtgataatgtgtttgtgatgtgacagagaaccacgtttgaatgttatttgatcatcTGACGTCTAAACATCTGTTGTATCCTGGcgtacagtgtagggctgcttattgcaatgtcggagtcaaaataaagcagcatttttatcaaaatattgtgtatttcctagaaaatagtccCGGGAAAATACTGAATAATAGACATAAaacgggtataaatcagtaaaacccaatgtccagttaaaaaaaattctgcaattTTTTgataaaattcggaataaaccggaaacgtGGAACAGTACGTACTCTATATGGAATTCACTAGAGGACGAGGGTTAAACTGAGCTGgaagtctttaaataactcattatGTTTAACGGGTTCTGTGCTGTAAGGGTTTGTTCTGAATTACTGGCTCTTGCAGCCTCGAGGGTTGCCACTTggttgtgttaaaatgtattgataaGAGAAATATACATTTGGATGTGGAGCGAGTCTTATATCTGTATTCAAAAGTAACACAGATGGTAGTTAAACCCATCCATGCCCAGTCATCCCCTGGCTTCTCAGTTGAAACTACAAGGGAAGGTTATAGTTGGCGCCAGACAGTTATGTTTCATATAAATGGCGCCCCAACGGTTTCCTGATTACTTTCAATCAATAATTGCCTTTGGTGCATTGACAAGATTCTGTATAATCATTACTCAATGCCAAGGAAGAGTGCAGAAAAAAGCTTTGCCAGGTAGTTTCTGATAGATAtgagacagcaaaaaaaaaaaatctgctcttACCATGTGCTCCTCCCGTTGAACCTCTTGTTCAGAAATACATTACTTGATGTACTATTTACTAGCTGGCATATTCAttattgtactgtgtgtttgttttgtgttcttacTGAAAGTTTTATTGTAAACTAGCAGTCAACACCCACACAAAAACAACATGATGCTGCTAACATATTTTTATTGAGAGTCAATACAGACCAGGCCCCTTGCTGAATCAAGTATGCACACTCACATCTAACTTGGAGAAATATAATCAGAATTAGGCTGTGAGCCTGGAAATCAAATCATGCTGTGTTACTGAGACAATTTCCAATtacaattccttcaaaggaactTCTATTTTAGAGACAAAATCATTGAAGTAaattgttgacatttttgtgtgttcattttttatgaaGACAAGCTATCATCATTTCTACAAGAATAttccctaatttttttttttttttttaggtttttgaAAGAGAGACTCGTGCTCCCAGTGAAGATGGCTTTTCCCTTGACACTTATCACTGCAATGATTTTGATCTTTGCCCTCCTAGAGGCCACTCAATCTCAGAGTTCAACCCCCCCGCCTGTTGTTATATTGACCACCAATCCTGCTATAACCGCAGAAATCTCATcaacaaaacaactccaggacACAGTCCAaccaacatcaacaacaacagttgAAACTCAGCATGCTTCAACCACGGAGAGAACAAACAGTTCAGAAAATTCATTTGCCACCACAACGGAGACAACAACAGCCCTCAGTGCAGCCACAACCACACATAATCCAACAACTCCAGCAGGCAACTATTCAACCACAGGCACTGTTTCATCTACCACTCCTAGCAACAGAAATGACTCCACAACCCCAAGCAGAAACTTCTCCACTTCTACCCCAAGTGATAACTTCTCCACTTCTACCCAAAGTGAAAACTTCTCCACTTCTCCCCCATGCGGAAACTTCTCCACTTCTCCCCCAAGCGATAACTCCTCCACTTCTACCCCAAGCGATAACTTCTCCACTTCTACCCCAAGCGATAACTTCTCCACTTCTACCCCAAGCGATAACTCCTCCACTTCTACCCCAAGCGATAACTTCTCCACTTCTACCCCAAGCGATAACTTCTCCACTTCTACCCCAAGCGATAACGTCTCCACTTCTACCCAAAGTGGAAAGTTCTCCACTTCTCCCCCAAGTGGAAACTTCTCCACTTCTCCCCCAAGCGGTAACTTCTCCACTTCTCCCCCAAGCGATAACTTCTCCACTTCTCCCCCAAGCGATAACTTCTCCACTTCTACCCCAAGCGATAACTTCTCCATTTCTACCCCAAGCGATAACTTCTCCACTTCTACCCCAAGTGGAAACTTCTCCACTTCTCCCCCAAGCTTCTCAACAGCAGGTAATGTTTCaacagcaggaacaaaaacagcactgagCAATACGACTGCAAATACCACCCCTATGACTACACAATCTCCATCGACCAACAAGCGCAGTACAACACTCAATCACATGAGTACCACCGCCAGCCCGAGGACAGGGAACATATCCTTTCCTTTCAAAGGTAAGtcttgtgataataataatattataataatctttattctatatagcgcctttcatgtaCAAagatcgcaaagcactgtacagttcaATTACCACTGGATGGTTGTGAAATGTGGGGTTTATTGGGGTGCATTGCCTACCTGTTACCTAGTTCCTGTGTCAAATTACCCTCATGGGGTCCAGGGAGGGATGAGGGGGGCCATCAGGGGAGGAAGGGAtgaggaaggggggggggatgTGTAAATAATTGTATGTATAGGTGTGGCTTTTGATatgtacaaaaacacaataaaaatttgatcacaaaaaaatgtaGGCATATAAACATTAGGAAATGCTAGTGTATAAACAGTTTTAAGATGTGATTTAAAAATACCCAAAGTCAGAGAGTCCTTGATCACCCCAGGAAGAGCATTCCACAATCTTGGTGCATAAGTGCAGACTGCTGTCACCTATTACATGGAGTTTTCCAGTTGGACTTTCTTACCATTGTACACAAGCGCAAAAAACGGTAAAACCAGTGGTTTCAGTCTCCTTTATAAAACATCATTATCACTTAAGTATAATGTCATGCATAAcaaaaaatgcacaatattttttatCTTATTAACTACTTATCAGCCTTTGCTTTGACTAAAAAGCAGTGAGCAAAAACAGCTCCAATTAACTGCTGCTTTGTCATGTActgaaagggggaaaaaatgttaaaagcaaACAGGCTCCAACCTCAGAACACAAGTTGACTTCTGTGGTATCAGACAAACCAATTTCTTtgatttacaaacaataaaaccgttttattttattttaatagaggTAAATAGAGAGGAGAAGATACTACGAGAAAAAGCTTAGAGAAAGACAAAACTGCCAATTGCTCTGCCGCAACTGAACACAACACTTTGGTGTTGCCAATATCTGAAATGTggtaccagaaaaaaaacaaaaaaaaaacaacacgttttTAAAAAGGGGGTTTCATTCCTTTACCCCTTACCCAAAACTAGATTAATCTGAGAAAAGGAAAGAACGTTTTCCAGTTGAGTGTCCCTTGTCACCATGGACGGGGGGAAGTGTGACAAACACAAAGACCATCGAGTTTCACCAGGTCCAAGGAGGAGAGCAGCCAAGCTCATTCATGCTGGCAAGAGTCTTATTAAAAGCAAAGTACAGAGTCTTATTAAACTGAGTTAACCCGAGGTTGGAGGTTGTTTcccaattcaaatacatttttttacaacagaTTTTTGGTGGTAAAACACAACCTCTAAAACCTTGAAAACACAACCTTTCACCTGAAAACTAACGTGAGACCTTATCTATTCCATTGTGTTTTTCAGATGCCACTCTTCACAGTAAAAAACATGAAGATGCCATCGCAGTGGGGGCCATCGTTGGCGCAGCCCTTGGAATCTCACTAGTGGCTCTGGTCCTCTACTTCATATTTAAGAAGGCAAAATCAGCGAGTGACTCCTTCAGTCACCGTAGACTCTATGAAGACGTGTCTGCAGATCCAGGTACCAATAGGAACCCTGACTGGTTGTAACTGTGTTTACTACTGATTAGCATACAAGGATTAAACAACACCATACCATTTTACATTGACAGCAAAGAGTAATTGCTATTCCATTAAGCTCTTCATCTGCCACCAGAGTGGATATAAGTTGTGCAAGTATTTGTTTATCACTGATGCACTTAGCAGCTCTTTACGACCCCCACAGTTAGGTTCAAGAAGACTTGCTTCACTTCACGTCTCTAAACAACTAACAGCCTCACTCAACAGCTTTCACAAGaggcaagctaaaaaaaaaacaggcagcagCTATGAATACATGTCCAAATCAGCAATGCATTTTCCACAACCGTAGAAGTACATTTCAACAGTATTTCAGCATCtgattcactttttaaaatatgtacaatgtTACAGCTTGTTTAGCCAATGTATCCCTCAATTGGCTGAATTTTGACAGAAAAGCTTTACTTTTAATACATCTGGTGGCCCCATTAAagtgtagtaataataatctgATTAATTGGCTTGTTAAAGTACTTGGAGACCAATTATTCTTTCAGTTGGGTTGGTTATTAATAAAAGTTGCTAAGCATTTTGCCAGTAGAAAATATTGGAAATGAGAATGTGTAATTCGATAGCAAAACACTTGCAGCACAAATGCATTCCAACCTCTCTAAGTTGCAGGTatgaaagctgcaggcaattgcgacactcacaattgcatcaatttgttaagaacttttgaaagcatgttttaaacagttgcaattgctgctggcatttcctagtctgctttttctcatgtgttgccagttgtgctcaatgtatttttgaggcaaacagccAAACACCTATTTTTTCCtaaaaagcagggtgtacttgcaagccttgaaaactaatttctatgacatttctggtttccccaacatgttgggagcaatagactacacacatgtgccactaacccatccagctcattctgagcatctgtataggaataggaaacacacctattctgttaatgtgcaggtggtttgtaattgtgcataatttagcactgcacccctcactaacttaaataaaagtggacagtatacatttggcttataggctactaatgatAATATAAATTAGTAGTATAacgcaaaatttgttgctggtccattgaaattcgtattaatgagaattgactgtcctcctatatcataacttgtcaatgcggcaccatgatctattttgtgttaattgtctaggctgccaagttaatagtagtaataataataataataataataataataataataataataataataataatacgctaCAATTGTTTAGTTTCAATGTAATCTTCACTATTATATTACAgctttttaactttgttttatttatttaaacttgttTGTCTAAAATAATCACTGTAGTACAATTAAAGGCTTGG
Coding sequences within it:
- the LOC121330188 gene encoding cell wall protein DAN4-like; the encoded protein is MAFPLTLITAMILIFALLEATQSQSSTPPPVVILTTNPAITAEISSTKQLQDTVQPTSTTTVETQHASTTERTNSSENSFATTTETTTALSAATTTHNPTTPAGNYSTTGTVSSTTPSNRNDSTTPSRNFSTSTPSDNFSTSTQSENFSTSPPCGNFSTSPPSDNSSTSTPSDNFSTSTPSDNFSTSTPSDNSSTSTPSDNFSTSTPSDNFSTSTPSDNVSTSTQSGKFSTSPPSGNFSTSPPSGNFSTSPPSDNFSTSPPSDNFSTSTPSDNFSISTPSDNFSTSTPSGNFSTSPPSFSTAGNVSTAGTKTALSNTTANTTPMTTQSPSTNKRSTTLNHMSTTASPRTGNISFPFKDATLHSKKHEDAIAVGAIVGAALGISLVALVLYFIFKKAKSASDSFSHRRLYEDVSADPVLRLDSLANRLDLRYEGSASYNPGVTGDSIQMANIHSQEQDA